Proteins from one Acidihalobacter prosperus genomic window:
- a CDS encoding VTT domain-containing protein encodes MHAWLQLVVSWVADHPGLAGLVVFLVSLGESLAVVGLLIPGAAMMFAIGALVAAGALDLWTTLAAAVAGAVAGDSLSYWLGFHYRDQVHRLWPFSTHPQWLLSGERFIEKHGGKSVLLGRFVGPVRPIVPVVAGMMRMAPRRFLLANVSSALLWAPVYLAPGIGFGVVFDLFSRIALRLALLFGVMVALLWLTGWGVHRLHAWLVPRATAALAAIARQRARRPWLGRLAGLLIDPRSPDLGALAAAAVVLAVAGWGLHALAEGGAWQRADGAIFRYLAQMHSVSGDRAMAWLGGLGATGSLFAVAMWGGLWLAIQREWRQLLYWLAGSLLGLALLGLGAGGVLGAPVRLSASSAWQVSLYGLIALQTARRLRGDLRWLPYSLAGLLLSASGLARVYLGLEGFSGWLGGLLLGMAWVTLVGVAGLAHAGVERAVKGLLVGAVLAGLVGLAVDHPAPPARLAPVPPASVERQMSVAAWWQSGWRTLPARRRRLDGDDGELLNIQWAGTLAEISAFLGAHGWQVAPPLTPADALDWLLPGRDERQLPLLPRLHEGRAPALARIHAIKGDEARELVLRLWPSGVRLDGGREVWIGSLRQRRLLAPLGLLLLPRYGEIAVADVPWLRGAGVRLRQAHRKAAEDRGVVLLLRMASPRE; translated from the coding sequence GTGCACGCCTGGCTGCAGCTCGTGGTGTCGTGGGTTGCCGATCATCCGGGCCTGGCCGGGCTGGTGGTGTTCCTGGTTTCGCTGGGCGAGTCGCTGGCCGTGGTCGGCCTGCTGATACCGGGCGCGGCGATGATGTTCGCCATCGGCGCGCTGGTCGCTGCGGGTGCCCTCGATCTGTGGACGACGCTGGCCGCTGCGGTCGCCGGCGCGGTGGCGGGCGACAGCCTGAGCTACTGGCTCGGCTTTCACTACCGGGATCAGGTGCATCGCCTGTGGCCATTCAGCACCCACCCGCAATGGCTGCTTAGCGGTGAGCGCTTCATCGAAAAACATGGCGGCAAGAGCGTGCTGCTGGGGCGTTTCGTCGGGCCGGTCCGTCCGATCGTGCCGGTCGTGGCCGGGATGATGCGAATGGCGCCGCGTCGTTTTTTGCTGGCCAACGTCAGCTCGGCGCTGCTATGGGCGCCGGTCTACCTTGCCCCCGGCATCGGCTTTGGCGTGGTTTTCGACCTGTTCAGCCGCATCGCACTCCGCCTGGCACTGTTGTTCGGTGTGATGGTGGCGTTGTTGTGGCTGACCGGTTGGGGCGTGCACCGCCTGCACGCCTGGCTGGTGCCTCGCGCCACCGCAGCCCTGGCCGCCATTGCCAGGCAGCGCGCCCGGCGCCCGTGGCTGGGGCGGCTGGCCGGCCTGCTGATCGATCCGCGCTCGCCCGATCTCGGCGCGCTGGCCGCCGCAGCGGTGGTGCTGGCTGTTGCCGGTTGGGGTTTGCACGCCCTGGCCGAGGGCGGCGCATGGCAACGGGCCGACGGCGCCATATTCCGATATCTGGCGCAGATGCACTCTGTTTCCGGAGATCGCGCCATGGCATGGCTGGGTGGCTTGGGTGCCACGGGATCGCTGTTTGCGGTGGCGATGTGGGGCGGTCTTTGGCTTGCCATTCAACGCGAATGGCGCCAGCTCCTGTACTGGCTGGCCGGTTCGTTGCTCGGGTTGGCGCTGCTGGGTCTCGGGGCGGGAGGCGTCTTGGGGGCGCCGGTGCGCCTGAGCGCGAGCAGCGCCTGGCAGGTGTCGTTGTATGGTCTGATCGCCCTGCAGACCGCCAGGCGCCTGCGCGGCGATTTGAGGTGGTTGCCGTATTCGCTGGCGGGGCTGCTGCTCTCGGCCAGCGGGCTGGCGCGGGTTTATCTCGGACTCGAAGGTTTTTCGGGGTGGCTGGGCGGTTTGTTGCTGGGCATGGCATGGGTGACGCTGGTGGGCGTGGCTGGTCTGGCCCATGCCGGGGTGGAGCGCGCGGTGAAAGGGTTGCTCGTCGGCGCCGTGCTGGCGGGGCTGGTCGGGCTGGCGGTGGATCATCCCGCGCCTCCTGCGCGCCTCGCGCCCGTGCCGCCTGCTTCAGTCGAACGTCAGATGTCCGTCGCAGCCTGGTGGCAGAGCGGATGGCGCACACTGCCGGCACGCCGCCGCCGCCTCGATGGCGATGACGGTGAGTTGCTGAATATCCAGTGGGCCGGAACCCTGGCGGAGATTTCCGCTTTCCTGGGCGCACACGGCTGGCAGGTGGCGCCGCCGCTGACGCCGGCCGATGCCCTGGACTGGTTGCTGCCGGGGCGCGACGAGCGCCAGCTGCCCTTGCTGCCGCGGCTGCACGAAGGGCGGGCGCCGGCATTGGCGCGCATACATGCGATCAAGGGTGATGAGGCGCGAGAACTGGTACTGCGGCTGTGGCCGAGCGGCGTACGCCTGGACGGTGGTCGCGAGGTCTGGATCGGCAGCCTGCGTCAGCGACGTCTGCTGGCACCGTTGGGCCTGCTGCTGTTGCCCCGTTACGGTGAAATCGCAGTCGCCGACGTGCCCTGGCTGCGAGGGGCGGGGGTGCGATTGCGTCAGGCGCATCGCAAGGCCGCGGAGGACCGTGGCGTCGTGTTGTTGCTGCGGATGGCGTCGCCGCGAGAATGA
- a CDS encoding cation diffusion facilitator family transporter — translation MSHSHDSHVHPETGAAQAAGHGHHAHHHPGGGADRRRLLWALLLTAGFMLVEAAGGWWSGSLALLADAGHMLTDTFALGLAWLAVGMARRPADHDRTYGYHRLEVLAAFVNGLVLLAVVGGIYYEAALRLFHPEPVAAGEMLLIAIVGLFANIASFMLLHGGHHDHGNLNRRAALLHVLGDLLGSVAAIVAALVILATGWMPIDPLLSILIGLLILRSTWAVIRESGQVLLEAAPADMDVASLGGELQREVPGVLDVHHVHVWSLTPERPLLTMHLRAAPDSDSAQLLAAVKAMLARRYGITHSAVQIEQGPCPDGDGAEPAGRGHAHGCC, via the coding sequence ATGTCCCATTCGCATGATTCCCACGTCCACCCTGAAACCGGGGCCGCGCAGGCGGCCGGGCACGGGCATCATGCCCATCATCACCCTGGCGGTGGCGCCGACCGCAGGCGCTTGCTCTGGGCGCTGTTGCTGACCGCAGGTTTCATGCTGGTCGAGGCCGCAGGAGGCTGGTGGTCGGGGTCGCTGGCGTTGTTGGCGGACGCCGGGCACATGCTCACGGATACCTTCGCGCTGGGCCTGGCGTGGCTTGCGGTCGGCATGGCGCGCCGCCCGGCGGATCACGATCGCACCTATGGCTATCACCGGCTGGAAGTGCTGGCCGCCTTCGTGAACGGTCTGGTATTGCTGGCGGTGGTCGGCGGCATCTACTACGAGGCCGCGCTGCGTCTATTCCACCCCGAGCCGGTGGCGGCCGGCGAAATGCTGCTGATCGCCATCGTCGGCCTGTTCGCGAATATCGCGTCGTTCATGCTGCTGCACGGCGGCCATCACGATCACGGCAATCTCAATCGCCGCGCCGCGCTGTTGCATGTCTTGGGCGATCTGCTCGGCTCGGTCGCCGCGATCGTCGCCGCGCTGGTGATACTTGCCACCGGCTGGATGCCGATCGACCCGTTGTTGTCGATCCTGATCGGACTGTTGATCCTGCGCAGCACCTGGGCGGTGATCCGCGAGAGTGGTCAGGTGCTGCTCGAGGCCGCGCCGGCGGACATGGACGTGGCGTCGCTGGGCGGGGAACTGCAGCGGGAGGTGCCGGGCGTCCTCGATGTCCATCACGTGCACGTGTGGTCGCTGACCCCTGAGCGGCCCCTGTTGACCATGCACCTGCGTGCGGCACCGGACAGTGACAGCGCGCAGTTGCTGGCTGCCGTCAAGGCCATGCTGGCGCGCCGTTACGGCATCACCCACTCCGCGGTGCAGATCGAACAGGGCCCCTGCCCGGATGGCGATGGCGCCGAACCCGCCGGCCGTGGCCACGCGCACGGCTGTTGCTGA
- a CDS encoding glycosyltransferase family 39 protein, which yields MLSVIVPTYNERDNATELIRRTLAAFDRIEEPVELLIMDDDSPDGTSAAMIEAAAAHQAGERVRVITRTTDKGLAKAVAAGFSAARGDVLAVMDADLSHPPEQLPALLGAIREGADVAVASRYVPGGGTEGWPLKRRIISRVACWLAKPLTPVKDSTSGYFALRRECLEAVDFVPRGYKIGLELFARLPGRRTVEVPFVFRDRTRGTSKLGGAVILAYLVQLGALYRARFPRLVGYLQFGLVGLLGMAVDSATFGLAYWYVGLEALGPTLGGFFAQTLSFLVAARFNFALNRLWTFRERRNHARMSVFLAVSLAGFAMRSLLFEFIVNLPPPAAGGFWAAIVHTLTIEQIALILGVLLASLWNFYGSRRWAFPAGDEAEPEGLPRPSELIARSWVVILLISAGILSILFASQTPLTFDEAYYWQWSRHLAWGYFDHPPMIAYLIAAGTRLVGTNPLGVRLVPGMLAITLAWMMYRLGKAYWQYSQAGLWALVLTVTTPLFAVGNMISTPDTPLLFFWAATILLTLRALERGRVFDWLMMGACAGLGMLSKFPMILLYLALLLALLASARGRRALAGIKPWLALGVSVLVSLPMIIWEYRNNLDSITFHLKQGLGPAAGAHDHATGLATFAQYLLGQAGVLTPLVFALTLGALAFALLRRPATGSGDGEIPTGNTLSPGEIRPFLLMPALVTFGVFGAASFLQSSGPNWSAPAYVTALPLAGGLMAALIHHRRRILRWLAWLTVGCAATVSLYAHIEVAHPLIPYANYPLTFPLDRSALARWADGLRAAHTHEGRAPWIVAANYKIASVLAFDMQGRPATYDPFEVGSGSAYLAWQHPPPAGTNGLFISHSPHPWELTRLFVHYQPLGDFALTRLGVTLRHYYAFVGELRPQPFERR from the coding sequence ATGCTGTCCGTCATCGTCCCCACCTACAACGAACGCGACAACGCCACGGAGCTGATCCGCCGCACACTGGCCGCGTTCGACCGCATCGAGGAGCCGGTCGAACTGCTGATCATGGACGACGACTCGCCGGACGGCACCTCGGCGGCGATGATCGAAGCCGCGGCCGCACATCAGGCCGGCGAGCGGGTGCGGGTGATTACCCGCACTACCGACAAGGGGCTGGCCAAGGCGGTCGCCGCCGGCTTTTCGGCTGCGCGCGGCGACGTCTTGGCGGTCATGGATGCGGACCTGTCGCACCCACCGGAACAGCTGCCGGCGCTGCTCGGCGCAATCCGCGAGGGCGCGGACGTCGCGGTTGCCAGCCGCTACGTACCGGGAGGCGGTACCGAGGGCTGGCCGCTCAAGCGCCGCATCATTTCGCGCGTCGCCTGCTGGCTGGCCAAGCCGCTCACCCCGGTGAAGGATTCCACCTCGGGCTACTTCGCCCTACGCCGCGAGTGCCTGGAAGCCGTGGACTTCGTGCCGCGCGGCTACAAGATCGGGCTGGAGCTGTTCGCGCGCCTGCCTGGACGGCGCACCGTCGAAGTGCCCTTCGTTTTCCGCGACCGCACGCGCGGCACCAGCAAGCTCGGCGGCGCCGTGATCCTGGCCTATCTGGTCCAGCTCGGCGCGCTCTATCGCGCGCGATTCCCGCGCCTTGTCGGCTATCTGCAGTTCGGTCTCGTCGGCCTGCTCGGCATGGCCGTGGATTCGGCGACCTTCGGCCTCGCCTACTGGTATGTCGGACTCGAAGCCCTGGGGCCGACCCTCGGCGGCTTCTTTGCACAAACCCTCTCCTTCCTGGTGGCGGCACGCTTCAATTTCGCCCTCAACCGACTGTGGACCTTCCGAGAGCGGCGCAATCACGCCCGCATGAGCGTGTTCCTGGCCGTCAGCCTCGCCGGTTTCGCGATGCGCAGCCTGCTGTTCGAATTCATCGTCAATCTGCCGCCGCCGGCTGCCGGCGGATTTTGGGCGGCGATCGTGCATACGCTGACCATCGAGCAGATCGCTCTGATCCTGGGCGTGCTGCTGGCGAGCCTGTGGAATTTCTACGGCAGCCGGCGCTGGGCCTTCCCCGCCGGTGACGAAGCCGAGCCGGAAGGACTCCCTCGCCCAAGCGAACTGATCGCGCGCAGCTGGGTGGTCATTCTGCTGATCAGTGCCGGCATTCTGAGCATCCTGTTCGCCTCGCAAACCCCGCTGACCTTCGACGAGGCGTACTACTGGCAATGGTCGAGGCACCTGGCCTGGGGCTATTTCGATCATCCGCCGATGATCGCCTACCTCATCGCCGCAGGCACCCGGCTGGTGGGCACCAACCCGCTGGGCGTACGCCTGGTGCCGGGCATGCTGGCGATCACCCTGGCCTGGATGATGTACCGGCTCGGCAAGGCCTACTGGCAATACTCGCAAGCCGGCTTGTGGGCGCTGGTGCTGACCGTCACCACCCCGCTGTTCGCGGTCGGCAACATGATCAGCACCCCGGACACGCCCTTGCTGTTTTTCTGGGCCGCCACCATCCTGCTGACCCTGCGCGCACTCGAGCGCGGGCGCGTGTTCGACTGGCTGATGATGGGCGCTTGCGCCGGTCTCGGCATGCTCAGCAAGTTTCCGATGATCCTGCTGTATCTCGCGCTGCTGCTCGCCCTGCTGGCCAGCGCGCGCGGACGTCGCGCGCTGGCCGGTATCAAGCCGTGGCTGGCGCTCGGCGTGTCCGTGCTGGTGTCGTTGCCCATGATCATCTGGGAGTACCGCAACAATCTCGACTCGATCACCTTTCATCTCAAGCAGGGCCTTGGCCCGGCCGCCGGCGCCCACGACCACGCCACCGGACTCGCGACCTTCGCGCAGTATCTGCTCGGACAAGCCGGCGTGCTCACGCCGCTGGTGTTCGCGCTGACGCTGGGCGCGCTCGCTTTTGCCCTGTTGCGCCGCCCGGCCACAGGCAGCGGCGACGGCGAGATCCCGACCGGCAACACGCTGTCGCCAGGCGAAATCCGGCCGTTTCTGCTGATGCCCGCGTTGGTGACCTTCGGCGTGTTCGGCGCCGCCAGCTTCCTGCAGAGCAGCGGCCCCAACTGGAGCGCCCCCGCCTATGTCACCGCGCTGCCTCTCGCCGGCGGTCTGATGGCCGCCTTGATCCACCACCGGCGGCGCATCCTGCGCTGGCTGGCGTGGTTGACGGTAGGTTGCGCGGCTACGGTCTCACTGTATGCGCATATCGAGGTCGCCCACCCTCTGATCCCGTATGCCAATTATCCGCTGACCTTCCCGCTCGACCGCAGCGCGCTCGCGCGCTGGGCGGACGGCCTGCGTGCCGCGCACACTCACGAGGGCCGGGCGCCCTGGATCGTGGCCGCGAATTACAAGATCGCCAGCGTGCTCGCCTTCGATATGCAGGGACGGCCCGCGACCTACGACCCGTTCGAGGTCGGCTCGGGCAGCGCCTATCTGGCCTGGCAGCACCCGCCGCCGGCGGGCACCAACGGCCTTTTCATCAGCCACAGCCCGCATCCCTGGGAACTGACGCGCCTGTTCGTCCATTACCAGCCGCTGGGCGACTTCGCGCTCACGCGCCTGGGCGTGACCCTGCGTCACTACTACGCCTTCGTCGGCGAGCTCAGGCCACAGCCCTTCGAGCGCCGCTGA
- a CDS encoding chloride channel protein yields MQSTLGRLAPDGWRIRLIFWVGAVLVGLVASFFARAADYADQLFHQLVAISPLLPLVVTPGLIMLAAWITQRWFPGAEGSGIPQCIAALDIHEESVRARMLSWRIAFGKIVLTLLGLLSGASIGREGPTVHIGAALLFSLGRLGRFPFHYMDRGMILAGGAAGIAAAFNTPLAGILFAIEEMSRSFEERTSGTLITAVLLAGVTSIALLGNYTYLGIVPANVSVRTGLLPVLVCGISGGLLGGLFSSLLIRGQRWLRPIYKRRALTVAGICGLAIALIGLASGGLTYGSGYDAARGLVQGTRAVDDSFPYLKLLATAISYWSGIPGGIFAPSLATGAGLGAHLAHWFPHTELAAMVLLGTVAYFAGVVQTPITAFVIVMEMTHNNDLLIPLMATAFIAYGTSRLVCPKPIYRALAEDFLNASPKPASTSKAAEPATASDAKAP; encoded by the coding sequence GTGCAATCGACTCTCGGCCGGCTCGCCCCGGACGGCTGGCGAATCCGGCTGATATTCTGGGTCGGCGCGGTATTGGTCGGCCTCGTCGCGAGCTTTTTCGCACGGGCCGCGGATTATGCCGATCAACTGTTCCACCAGTTGGTCGCCATTTCGCCCCTGCTGCCCCTGGTCGTCACGCCCGGCCTGATCATGCTCGCCGCCTGGATCACGCAGCGCTGGTTCCCCGGCGCCGAAGGCAGCGGTATCCCGCAATGCATCGCAGCCCTCGACATCCACGAGGAATCGGTCAGGGCACGCATGCTGTCGTGGCGCATCGCCTTCGGCAAGATCGTGCTCACCCTGCTCGGCCTGCTGAGCGGCGCCTCCATCGGCCGTGAAGGTCCCACGGTGCACATCGGCGCGGCACTGCTGTTCAGCCTGGGCCGCCTGGGCCGTTTCCCCTTCCACTACATGGACCGCGGCATGATTCTGGCCGGCGGTGCCGCAGGCATCGCCGCTGCGTTCAATACGCCCCTGGCAGGAATTCTGTTCGCGATCGAGGAAATGAGCCGCTCATTCGAGGAACGCACCAGCGGCACACTGATCACGGCCGTGCTGCTGGCCGGCGTCACCTCGATCGCACTGCTGGGCAACTACACCTACCTGGGCATCGTGCCAGCCAATGTCTCCGTACGCACCGGTTTGCTGCCGGTACTCGTCTGCGGGATCTCGGGCGGACTGCTCGGCGGACTGTTCAGCAGCCTGCTGATCCGCGGTCAACGCTGGCTGCGACCGATCTACAAACGGCGCGCGTTGACCGTGGCCGGCATCTGCGGGCTTGCCATCGCCCTGATCGGGCTGGCCTCCGGCGGCCTGACCTACGGCTCCGGCTACGATGCGGCGCGCGGTCTGGTGCAGGGGACGCGCGCCGTCGACGACAGCTTTCCCTATCTCAAGCTGCTGGCCACCGCCATCTCCTACTGGAGCGGCATCCCTGGCGGCATTTTCGCACCCTCTCTTGCGACCGGCGCAGGCCTCGGCGCCCATCTGGCGCACTGGTTTCCTCACACCGAGCTGGCCGCCATGGTCCTGCTCGGCACCGTTGCCTACTTCGCCGGCGTGGTGCAGACGCCCATCACCGCCTTCGTCATCGTGATGGAAATGACCCATAACAATGATCTTCTGATTCCGCTGATGGCAACCGCCTTCATTGCCTACGGCACTTCCAGGCTGGTCTGCCCCAAACCCATCTACCGCGCCCTGGCGGAGGATTTCTTGAACGCATCGCCCAAACCGGCCAGCACAAGCAAGGCCGCGGAACCCGCGACCGCATCCGATGCCAAGGCGCCTTGA
- the argC gene encoding N-acetyl-gamma-glutamyl-phosphate reductase yields the protein MDRIRVGIVGGTGYGGMELVRLLLDHPAAEIACLVSRSEAGRRVDAVFPHLRGRIEQTFQGPDDADLAACDLVFFATPNGVAMHQVPGLLASGVRIIDLAADFRLRDPAAWTQWYGEAHACPELLADAIYGLPELDRDAIRSARLVANPGCYPTAVILALLPLLRAGLAGPGALIADAKSGASGAGRGAVVGNLLTELSENFRAYRVAGHRHLPEIRQALDRLAGQARELVFVPHVVPMIRGIHATCYAEVDAGIDLQAVYEDAYAGEPFVDVLAPGEHPETRSVRGANLCRIAVHRPPQTGRVVVLSVIDNLVKGAAGQAVQNMNLMFGLPETSGLTSLPIAP from the coding sequence ATGGATCGGATTCGCGTCGGTATCGTGGGCGGCACCGGTTATGGCGGCATGGAGCTCGTGCGCCTGCTGCTTGATCACCCCGCCGCCGAAATCGCCTGTCTGGTCTCGCGTAGCGAGGCAGGGCGACGTGTCGACGCGGTCTTTCCGCATCTGCGCGGACGGATCGAGCAGACATTCCAGGGGCCGGACGATGCCGATCTGGCAGCCTGCGATTTGGTGTTTTTCGCGACACCCAATGGCGTGGCGATGCATCAAGTACCCGGGCTGCTGGCGAGTGGCGTACGGATCATCGATCTGGCCGCCGACTTTCGTTTGCGCGATCCCGCGGCCTGGACCCAATGGTATGGAGAGGCTCACGCCTGCCCCGAGCTGCTGGCAGATGCCATATACGGACTGCCGGAACTCGACCGGGATGCGATACGCAGCGCACGTCTGGTGGCCAACCCCGGATGCTATCCCACCGCCGTGATCCTCGCCTTGTTGCCGCTGTTGCGCGCCGGCCTTGCCGGCCCCGGGGCCTTGATCGCGGACGCCAAGTCCGGTGCGAGCGGCGCCGGCCGCGGCGCGGTGGTCGGCAACCTGTTGACGGAACTGAGCGAAAATTTCCGGGCCTACCGCGTTGCGGGCCATCGACACTTGCCCGAGATTCGCCAGGCGCTGGACCGTCTTGCCGGGCAGGCGCGCGAACTGGTCTTCGTCCCTCACGTCGTGCCGATGATTCGCGGTATTCACGCGACCTGCTATGCGGAGGTCGACGCCGGCATCGACCTGCAGGCGGTTTACGAGGATGCCTATGCCGGCGAGCCCTTCGTGGACGTGCTCGCGCCTGGCGAACACCCGGAAACGCGCAGCGTGCGCGGCGCAAATCTGTGTCGTATTGCCGTGCACCGCCCACCCCAAACGGGGCGTGTGGTCGTGCTCTCCGTGATCGACAATCTCGTCAAGGGCGCGGCGGGGCAGGCCGTGCAGAACATGAATCTGATGTTCGGGTTGCCGGAAACCAGCGGGTTGACTTCCCTGCCGATCGCGCCTTGA
- a CDS encoding DUF6776 family protein: protein MRRPATRGYELRSHNPVRKGVALALALMLLCAAGVGLYWAGYRASGTASTHVREELSQLSSQVDYLQKRNQELLDKNAQLGRAGEIDREAMRRVQTMLNQMQGKLADLTEEVSFYRSIVSPSKLKPGLHLQRFEVNAGAAKREYRYHLVLTQAQDKHKVVKGRVDVQIVGRSGAQTKTLDMGKLAGNGLDFSFRYFHDFSGSFTLPEGFVPQRVEIKVTPFTRRVAGVTQTVTWKQAMTGEG from the coding sequence ATGCGACGTCCGGCGACCAGGGGCTACGAACTTCGAAGCCACAATCCCGTGCGCAAGGGCGTGGCCCTTGCGCTCGCGCTGATGCTGTTATGCGCTGCCGGCGTCGGGCTTTACTGGGCTGGCTACCGGGCATCCGGCACGGCCTCCACGCACGTCCGCGAGGAGTTGTCGCAGCTGAGCAGCCAGGTCGATTACCTGCAGAAACGCAATCAGGAGCTGCTGGACAAGAACGCGCAGCTCGGGCGGGCGGGCGAGATCGATCGCGAGGCGATGCGCCGTGTGCAGACCATGCTCAACCAGATGCAGGGCAAGCTCGCCGATCTTACCGAGGAAGTGTCCTTCTATCGCAGCATCGTGTCGCCCTCCAAGCTGAAGCCCGGGCTGCACTTGCAGCGTTTCGAGGTGAACGCTGGCGCAGCGAAACGCGAATACCGCTATCACCTCGTGCTTACCCAGGCTCAGGACAAGCACAAAGTGGTCAAGGGACGGGTCGACGTACAGATTGTCGGACGCTCCGGTGCCCAGACCAAAACCCTGGATATGGGCAAGCTGGCTGGTAATGGCCTCGACTTCTCGTTCCGCTATTTCCACGACTTCAGCGGAAGCTTCACGTTGCCCGAGGGCTTCGTGCCGCAGCGTGTCGAAATCAAGGTGACGCCATTCACTCGCCGGGTGGCCGGCGTCACGCAAACGGTAACCTGGAAGCAGGCGATGACAGGGGAGGGTTAG
- a CDS encoding bactofilin family protein: MWNGKKKFNAVRVDTLIGKGTVITGGVSFVGGLHVDGRVQGNVTAGDTSGTMLVLSENGAIEGEVHAPNIVLNGTVDGDVHSSEHLELAANAKIRGDVYYNLLEMAVGAEVNGNLVHRKGGKLQLEDRRNEQPAADVESDS; encoded by the coding sequence ATGTGGAACGGCAAGAAAAAATTCAATGCGGTCAGGGTGGATACTCTGATTGGCAAGGGCACGGTGATCACCGGAGGGGTCAGTTTCGTCGGTGGACTGCATGTGGACGGCCGTGTGCAGGGCAACGTGACCGCGGGCGATACCAGCGGCACCATGCTGGTGTTAAGCGAAAATGGCGCGATCGAGGGGGAGGTGCATGCACCCAATATCGTGCTCAACGGCACGGTGGATGGTGACGTGCATTCGTCGGAGCATCTTGAGCTGGCAGCCAATGCGAAGATCCGCGGCGATGTCTATTACAACCTGCTCGAGATGGCGGTCGGGGCTGAGGTCAATGGCAATCTGGTCCATCGCAAGGGCGGCAAGTTGCAACTCGAAGATCGCCGGAACGAACAGCCTGCGGCGGATGTGGAGTCCGATTCTTGA
- the erpA gene encoding iron-sulfur cluster insertion protein ErpA, with the protein MSTEVAENTMPDPLLFTDSAASKVKELIDEENNPNLKLRVFVTGGGCSGFQYGFTFDENVGDGDTTVENAGVTLLIDPMSYQYLVGAEIDYTEGLEGAQFVIRNPNATTTCGCGSSFSV; encoded by the coding sequence ATGAGTACCGAAGTGGCCGAAAACACGATGCCCGATCCCCTGCTCTTCACCGATTCGGCAGCGAGCAAAGTCAAGGAGCTGATCGACGAGGAGAACAACCCCAACCTCAAACTCCGTGTGTTCGTCACGGGAGGCGGGTGCTCCGGCTTTCAGTACGGATTCACCTTTGACGAAAACGTCGGCGATGGCGATACCACGGTGGAAAATGCCGGCGTGACCCTGTTGATCGACCCGATGAGCTACCAGTATCTCGTCGGAGCCGAGATCGATTACACCGAAGGGCTCGAGGGTGCGCAGTTCGTCATTCGCAACCCCAATGCGACGACCACCTGCGGTTGCGGTTCGTCATTTTCCGTCTAG
- a CDS encoding anhydro-N-acetylmuramic acid kinase, with product MPALYVGLMSGTSLDGIDAVLVEIDETRTAHLDAITAPMPEALRGEILELIGKPAGVDLRRLGALDARLGELFASAALELLSRSRRRPADIRAIGSHGQTLWHQPDSDTPFTLQIGDPNRIAERTGITTVADFRRRDMAAGGQGAPLVPAFHHARFASPGTTRVIVNIGGMANITILPALPERAPTGFDTGPGNILMDLHALTHLGRPHDASGAWAASGQVDDALLATMLADPYFSLQPPKTTGREHFNASWLQAQTDARPHTPPADIQATLTELTARSIRDAIRQHAPDCGHILICGGGAHNLHLMHRMQSLAAPLPVASTATCGVAPEWVEGTAFAWLADRTLRGLPGNLPSVTGARHPVILGTIYPGRL from the coding sequence ATGCCGGCGCTATACGTCGGCCTGATGTCTGGAACCAGCCTGGACGGCATCGACGCCGTCCTGGTCGAAATTGACGAAACGCGTACCGCGCACCTCGACGCTATCACGGCCCCCATGCCAGAAGCGCTGCGCGGAGAAATACTGGAACTGATTGGCAAGCCCGCTGGCGTCGACCTGCGCCGACTGGGTGCGCTCGACGCGCGGCTGGGCGAATTATTCGCCTCCGCCGCCCTCGAGCTTCTGTCGCGCAGCCGCCGCCGGCCCGCGGACATACGCGCGATCGGGTCCCATGGGCAAACCCTCTGGCACCAGCCGGATAGCGATACGCCCTTCACCCTGCAGATCGGGGATCCCAACCGCATCGCGGAGCGCACCGGCATCACCACCGTCGCCGATTTCCGGCGACGCGACATGGCGGCCGGCGGCCAGGGGGCGCCGCTGGTACCCGCATTTCACCATGCCCGCTTCGCCAGCCCGGGCACCACCCGGGTAATCGTCAACATCGGCGGCATGGCCAACATCACCATTCTCCCCGCCTTGCCGGAACGGGCGCCTACCGGGTTCGATACCGGCCCCGGCAACATACTCATGGATCTACATGCATTGACGCATCTAGGTCGCCCACATGATGCCTCCGGCGCCTGGGCCGCAAGCGGGCAGGTCGACGACGCGCTGCTCGCCACCATGCTGGCCGACCCCTACTTCTCGTTGCAGCCGCCCAAGACCACCGGCCGGGAGCACTTCAACGCATCCTGGCTGCAAGCTCAAACCGATGCGCGACCACATACGCCACCGGCCGATATCCAGGCCACGCTGACAGAACTCACCGCACGCAGCATCCGTGACGCAATCCGGCAGCATGCCCCGGATTGCGGGCATATACTGATCTGCGGCGGCGGCGCCCACAACCTGCATCTCATGCATCGAATGCAATCGCTTGCGGCGCCCCTGCCAGTAGCATCGACCGCAACCTGCGGCGTCGCGCCCGAATGGGTCGAAGGCACGGCTTTCGCCTGGCTAGCGGACCGCACCCTGCGAGGCCTGCCGGGCAACCTACCCTCCGTCACCGGCGCACGGCATCCCGTGATTCTCGGCACGATCTATCCGGGACGACTCTGA